From Zingiber officinale cultivar Zhangliang chromosome 5B, Zo_v1.1, whole genome shotgun sequence, the proteins below share one genomic window:
- the LOC121985292 gene encoding uncharacterized protein LOC121985292 isoform X1 has product MELVPYSSSDPQPHANLPWSEMFRSASLRRPPDEQFPSRPPSPPSSRRVPQSASLQPQQPPPSPPATDSHAAARLALYIAMAHAGLAFSLLLLYGIYCLLHDFVRPLMWALLCSIPLRQLQSAVVAFWSPPIRLGLVSTLLAVPAALLRASTDTLSDLRAAVLRRKVRNSPRDGFSILVRWLISFWVFVISYERLGPVATAALFAVGLLVVPTATSAVKNSSFAAGRSNSSGNGRGGIFTTTVLKHLNTIVAVGLIVGVIIGVLAGGVFFSYKIGVEGKDAVISLKSHVQSSNYSERIGFNKWMEDNDIPGLMDQYSAKLYDTVWQQIDSLAIQYNLSDFSNGFRHFFISQSANLSNGASTSLVVSPPHPYSVKLQSLSAHVKNRDWGKIYIELDSFLRELLITREDLVVRAKEIAIQGVNISKQVLSSSTLMLGGGVNFMVSIALKVASGAAEVVNFISQLMVFLSVLYYLITSESGGATEQVVEMLPLSKHARYRCVEVINHAISSVLLATAKIAIIQACLTWLLLRFCSVHFVYTSTLLAFISSLLPMLPIFVSSLPAAVQLFVEGKYIWSIGLTVIHLTLMDFGTSVIQEDIPGYNAYLTGLSIIGGMTLFPNALEGAIMGPLLMTIVIALKNLYTEFVLAENKESDGEYMATAKGDGTS; this is encoded by the coding sequence ATGGAGCTCGTCCCTTACTCCTCCTCTGATCCACAACCTCACGCTAATCTGCCTTGGTCGGAGATGTTCCGCTCCGCCTCCCTCCGCCGCCCGCCCGACGAGCAATTCCCCTCTCGTCCGCCTTCCCCTCCCTCCTCGCGCCGCGTCCCCCAATCTGCgtccttgcaaccccaacagcctCCGCCGTCGCCTCCGGCGACCGATTCCCACGCCGCCGCTCGACTCGCTCTCTACATCGCTATGGCCCACGCTGGCCTTGCTTTCTCCCTCCTCCTACTCTATGGAATCTATTGTCTCCTTCACGACTTCGTACGTCCCCTCATGTGGGCGCTTCTCTGCTCCATCCCCCTTCGTCAACTCCAGAGCGCCGTCGTTGCCTTCTGGTCGCCGCCCATCCGCCTTGGTCTCGTCTCCACCCTCCTTGCTGTCCCCGCCGCCCTGCTCCGCGCTTCCACAGACACCCTTTCTGATCTCCGCGCTGCCGTGCTCCGCCGCAAGGTGCGTAACTCCCCCCGGGACGGCTTCTCTATCCTCGTACGCTGGCTCATCTCCTTCTGGGTCTTCGTAATATCCTACGAGCGACTCGGCCCTGTGGCAACTGCCGCCCTCTTCGCCGTCGGCCTCCTCGTCGTTCCCACTGCTACCTCGGCCGTGAAAAATTCCAGTTTTGCGGCTGGCCGGTCCAACTCCTCTGGCAACGGAAGAGGTGGAATTTTCACGACTACCGTCCTGAAGCACCTCAACACCATCGTCGCCGTTGGTTTAATCGTGGGGGTGATCATCGGCGTCTTGGCCGGCGGCGTCTTCTTCTCCTACAAAATCGGAGTAGAAGGAAAGGATGCCGTGATATCACTTAAATCCCACGTACAAAGCAGCAACTACTCCGAGAGGATTGGATTCAACAAGTGGATGGAGGATAATGATATCCCAGGGCTGATGGATCAGTACTCTGCAAAGCTTTATGACACAGTTTGGCAGCAAATCGATAGCTTGGCAATTCAGTATAACCTGTCTGATTTCTCAAATGGTTTCAGACATTTCTTTATCAGCCAGTCGGCGAATCTTTCAAATGGCGCTTCAACATCTTTGGTGGTCTCGCCGCCTCACCCTTACAGTGTAAAGCTACAATCTTTGAGCGCTCACGTCAAGAATCGTGATTGGGGGAAGATCTACATTGAATTGGACTCATTTTTAAGGGAATTACTGATTACTAGAGAGGATCTGGTGGTGAGAGCAAAAGAAATTGCTATACAAGGTGTCAATATCTCAAAACAAGTTCTTTCCAGCAGCACATTGATGCTTGGTGGGGGTGTCAATTTTATGGTCTCCATTGCGCTGAAGGTGGCATCAGGTGCTGCAGAAGTAGTTAATTTTATTTCTCAGTTGATGGTTTTCCTATCAGTATTGTATTATCTGATTACTTCTGAGTCAGGCGGGGCCACAGAGCAGGTGGTGGAGATGTTACCATTGTCAAAACATGCAAGATATCGTTGTGTTGAGGTTATCAATCATGCAATTAGTAGTGTGTTATTAGCGACTGCAAAGATTGCCATCATCCAAGCTTGTTTGACATGGCTGTTGTTAAGATTCTGCTCAGTTCACTTTGTGTATACATCAACTCTGCTTGCATTTATTAGCTCATTGCTGCCAATGCTGCCCATTTTTGTTTCATCACTCCCTGCTGCAGTGCAGCTGTTTGTGGAAGGAAAATACATATGGTCTATAGGATTAACTGTGATTCACCTTACGCTTATGGATTTCGGTACTTCTGTAATTCAAGAGGATATACCTGGTTATAATGCGTATCTCACTGGTCTCAGCATTATTGGTGGTATGACATTGTTCCCTAATGCTTTGGAG
- the LOC121985292 gene encoding uncharacterized protein LOC121985292 isoform X2 encodes MELVPYSSSDPQPHANLPWSEMFRSASLRRPPDEQFPSRPPSPPSSRRVPQSASLQPQQPPPSPPATDSHAAARLALYIAMAHAGLAFSLLLLYGIYCLLHDFVRPLMWALLCSIPLRQLQSAVVAFWSPPIRLGLVSTLLAVPAALLRASTDTLSDLRAAVLRRKVRNSPRDGFSILVRWLISFWVFVISYERLGPVATAALFAVGLLVVPTATSAVKNSSFAAGRSNSSGNGRGGIFTTTVLKHLNTIVAVGLIVGVIIGVLAGGVFFSYKIGVEGKDAVISLKSHVQSSNYSERIGFNKWMEDNDIPGLMDQYSAKLYDTVWQQIDSLAIQYNLSDFSNGFRHFFISQSANLSNGASTSLVVSPPHPYSVKLQSLSAHVKNRDWGKIYIELDSFLRELLITREDLVVRAKEIAIQGVNISKQVLSSSTLMLGGGVNFMVSIALKVASGAAEVVNFISQLMVFLSVLYYLITSESGGATEQVVEMLPLSKHARYRCVEVINHAISSVLLATAKIAIIQACLTWLLLRFCSVHFVYTSTLLAFISSLLPMLPIFVSSLPAAVQLFVEGKYIWSIGLTVIHLTLMDFGTSVIQEDIPGYNAYLTGLSIIGGMTLFPNALENLYTEFVLAENKESDGEYMATAKGDGTS; translated from the coding sequence ATGGAGCTCGTCCCTTACTCCTCCTCTGATCCACAACCTCACGCTAATCTGCCTTGGTCGGAGATGTTCCGCTCCGCCTCCCTCCGCCGCCCGCCCGACGAGCAATTCCCCTCTCGTCCGCCTTCCCCTCCCTCCTCGCGCCGCGTCCCCCAATCTGCgtccttgcaaccccaacagcctCCGCCGTCGCCTCCGGCGACCGATTCCCACGCCGCCGCTCGACTCGCTCTCTACATCGCTATGGCCCACGCTGGCCTTGCTTTCTCCCTCCTCCTACTCTATGGAATCTATTGTCTCCTTCACGACTTCGTACGTCCCCTCATGTGGGCGCTTCTCTGCTCCATCCCCCTTCGTCAACTCCAGAGCGCCGTCGTTGCCTTCTGGTCGCCGCCCATCCGCCTTGGTCTCGTCTCCACCCTCCTTGCTGTCCCCGCCGCCCTGCTCCGCGCTTCCACAGACACCCTTTCTGATCTCCGCGCTGCCGTGCTCCGCCGCAAGGTGCGTAACTCCCCCCGGGACGGCTTCTCTATCCTCGTACGCTGGCTCATCTCCTTCTGGGTCTTCGTAATATCCTACGAGCGACTCGGCCCTGTGGCAACTGCCGCCCTCTTCGCCGTCGGCCTCCTCGTCGTTCCCACTGCTACCTCGGCCGTGAAAAATTCCAGTTTTGCGGCTGGCCGGTCCAACTCCTCTGGCAACGGAAGAGGTGGAATTTTCACGACTACCGTCCTGAAGCACCTCAACACCATCGTCGCCGTTGGTTTAATCGTGGGGGTGATCATCGGCGTCTTGGCCGGCGGCGTCTTCTTCTCCTACAAAATCGGAGTAGAAGGAAAGGATGCCGTGATATCACTTAAATCCCACGTACAAAGCAGCAACTACTCCGAGAGGATTGGATTCAACAAGTGGATGGAGGATAATGATATCCCAGGGCTGATGGATCAGTACTCTGCAAAGCTTTATGACACAGTTTGGCAGCAAATCGATAGCTTGGCAATTCAGTATAACCTGTCTGATTTCTCAAATGGTTTCAGACATTTCTTTATCAGCCAGTCGGCGAATCTTTCAAATGGCGCTTCAACATCTTTGGTGGTCTCGCCGCCTCACCCTTACAGTGTAAAGCTACAATCTTTGAGCGCTCACGTCAAGAATCGTGATTGGGGGAAGATCTACATTGAATTGGACTCATTTTTAAGGGAATTACTGATTACTAGAGAGGATCTGGTGGTGAGAGCAAAAGAAATTGCTATACAAGGTGTCAATATCTCAAAACAAGTTCTTTCCAGCAGCACATTGATGCTTGGTGGGGGTGTCAATTTTATGGTCTCCATTGCGCTGAAGGTGGCATCAGGTGCTGCAGAAGTAGTTAATTTTATTTCTCAGTTGATGGTTTTCCTATCAGTATTGTATTATCTGATTACTTCTGAGTCAGGCGGGGCCACAGAGCAGGTGGTGGAGATGTTACCATTGTCAAAACATGCAAGATATCGTTGTGTTGAGGTTATCAATCATGCAATTAGTAGTGTGTTATTAGCGACTGCAAAGATTGCCATCATCCAAGCTTGTTTGACATGGCTGTTGTTAAGATTCTGCTCAGTTCACTTTGTGTATACATCAACTCTGCTTGCATTTATTAGCTCATTGCTGCCAATGCTGCCCATTTTTGTTTCATCACTCCCTGCTGCAGTGCAGCTGTTTGTGGAAGGAAAATACATATGGTCTATAGGATTAACTGTGATTCACCTTACGCTTATGGATTTCGGTACTTCTGTAATTCAAGAGGATATACCTGGTTATAATGCGTATCTCACTGGTCTCAGCATTATTGGTGGTATGACATTGTTCCCTAATGCTTTGGAG